A portion of the Girardinichthys multiradiatus isolate DD_20200921_A chromosome 23, DD_fGirMul_XY1, whole genome shotgun sequence genome contains these proteins:
- the gpr101 gene encoding probable G-protein coupled receptor 101: MSSSQAPGLGCNFTDDPLEFGFTRSSQDTVWSSSADSMVRVVLISVIVCLSLFGNVVVLLVFQRKPQLLHVANRFVLNLLLADLLQTVLVMPFAIAAALPGVWPLDARLCQALVVLMHLFAFAGVNTIIVVSVDRYLAIIHPLSYPTRMTPHLGTNLIVATWVLSFLQSTPPLYGWGAIDFDRRYKVCTVLWSSSLSYSAVVSTFSFWLPVLIMLWCYWMVFRAARRQNALVHPIQTQSYSQPCQQEFQGPSSPQRLSLPQQASSPEGPYTARRHPVRVRHRRFHYHCKAARVVFVIMASYILSMGPYSIMNTISISAKANVPPWLSSVALVLFFLQCCLHPYIYGYMHRSVRKEFLALLYGMLCKQGRPRQSSTVESCFTTAEGRPGAHSHLPSLAARVFPLQTWEECTTSYSPTCERKSRDSRRETTSTSFSSERELPVHGKQSS; this comes from the coding sequence ATGTCCAGCTCCCAGGCACCTGGTTTGGGCTGCAATTTCACTGATGATCCCCTGGAGTTTGGCTTCACCCGCTCCAGTCAGGACACAGTTTGGTCCTCCTCAGCGGACAGTATGGTGAGGGTGGTGCTCATATCTGTGATCGTCTGTCTCTCCTTGTTTGGAAATGTGGTCGTTCTCCTGGTGTTCCAAAGGAAGCCTCAGCTCCTTCACGTCGCCAACCGCTTTGTCCTCAACCTCCTCTTGGCGGACCTCCTCCAGACTGTTTTAGTCATGCCCTTTGCCATTGCGGCTGCCTTGCCAGGTGTGTGGCCTCTGGATGCTCGGTTGTGCCAGGCTCTGGTGGTGCTCATGCACCTTTTTGCGTTCGCCGGGGTCAACACCATCATAGTTGTCTCAGTGGATCGCTATCTGGCCATTATCCACCCTCTATCTTATCCGACCCGTATGACCCCACACTTAGGCACCAACCTGATCGTTGCCACCTGGGTGCTGAGCTTCCTGCAGAGCACACCCCCTCTCTACGGCTGGGGGGCCATAGACTTTGACCGCCGTTACAAGGTCTGCACAGTCTTGTGGTCCTCCAGTTTGTCCTACTCTGCTGTGGTGTCTACCTTTTCCTTCTGGCTTCCAGTGCTCATCATGCTTTGGTGTTACTGGATGGTGTTCAGAGCAGCCCGCAGACAGAATGCATTAGTGCATCCCATACAGACACAATCATACTCCCAGCCCTGCCAGCAGGAATTTCAGGGCCCCAGCAGTCCACAGCGGCTGTCCTTACCCCAGCAAGCAAGTTCACCTGAGGGCCCCTACACAGCCCGAAGGCACCCTGTTCGAGTCAGACACAGACGGTTTCACTACCACTGCAAGGCAGCTCGTGTAGTGTTTGTCATCATGGCTTCATACATCCTCAGCATGGGTCCCTACAGCATTATGAATACCATATCGATTAGCGCCAAAGCCAATGTGCCCCCATGGTTGTCCTCTGTCGCCCTTGTGCTCTTCTTCTTACAGTGCTGCCTACATCCGTACATTTACGGCTACATGCATCGCAGCGTGAGGAAAGAGTTCCTAGCTTTGCTTTATGGAATGCTCTGCAAGCAAGGTCGCCCGCGTCAAAGTTCCACAGTGGAAAGCTGCTTTACCACGGCAGAGGGACGCCCCGGAGCTCACTCTCATCTTCCCAGTCTGGCTGCTCGAGTGTTCCCCTTGCAGACTTGGGAAGAGTGCACAACATCCTACTCTCCCACTTGTGAGAGGAAGTCAAGGGACAGCCGTAGAGAGACCACCTCTACCAGTTTCAGCTCAGAGAGAGAGCTGCCGGTTCACGGCAAGCAAAGCTCCTGA